The Triticum dicoccoides isolate Atlit2015 ecotype Zavitan unplaced genomic scaffold, WEW_v2.0 scaffold119230, whole genome shotgun sequence DNA window TGGTGAACAAATCTTGAAAAAAtaggaacattttctaaattccgaacattttttgaatttagagaacaaaattttgaaattgaGAACAAAATTTAAACATAAATAAATTTAAAAagtaggaacattttttgaatttggagaacaaattttgaaacgaagaacaaatttggacaatttcttaaagcatgaaatttttttgaatcttgagaacaaattttgaaacagagaacaaatttggaagcatgaacaatgtattaaagcacggacattttttgaatatttagaacaaattttcgaacagagaacaaatttgaaaataccaaacaaatttggaagcgcgaacattttttgaacaatttttgagaaatgcatacagtttttgaatttatgaaaaaaattgaaaacacgaattgttttcaaattctgaacatttttgtaaaagcgcgaacattttccaaaaaatgcgaacattttttgaaaaagaaaatataaacttGAAAAAAAacgaaacagaaatagaaaaagaaaaaaaaaccggttcaggaaccttctagaaggttcccaaaaccggaaaaaaccagctggaaacctctagaaggttcccaaaaccgggagcGCTGGAACCGTTCAACgggccggcccgttgcgtcgctgcTCGGTCGCTCGCCTGTGCGAAGCGCCGGCAGTTTGACGCAAGGAGCAGATATAGGATTTTCCCTGTGGGGGTGCACATGTTGCACCCCCTTGGGCTCGGGCCTGGGTATATTAATACCAACATGGCGCTTGAAAATGTCATCACGCCCAAATCCAATCCCCTCATCACCTCGAGCTACTTTTTCAAATGGTTGGGTGCTGCAGATCGACTGCGCCGAGGAGGACGGCATCGTGGTGTTCCAGGGCGGCAGCAGGGTGAAGGCAGACGCCATCGTGCACTACACTGGGTACCTGCATATTGTATAAaattagttactccctccgtttcataatgtagtgcctatagatttttgcaaaagtcaaacaatacaaactttgaccatatttatagagaaaagtaggtacatctagaataccaaatggaCATCATTGGATACATCACGAGTTATATTTTCAGAATGTGTATGTTTGATATTGTAGATATAGACAgttttctctatacacttggtcaaatttggcaaagtttgactttcacaaaaatctataggcactacattgtggaatgaagggagtaccaaATTATGCTTGTAGTGGAGATCGATGTTAACCGATGGAGATGTGCTCGTCGTAGGTACAAGTACAGCTTCTCGTTCTTCGGCGACGACTCTGCTATCACGGTGGACGACAACCGCGTCGGCCCGCTGTACAAGCACGTGTTCCCGCCGCGGCTGGCCCCTAGCATCTCCTTCGTCGGACTGCCATTCAAGGGATTCCTTTTCCCGGTGTTCCAGCTCCAGAGCAGCTGGGTGGCCGGGGTTCTGTCGGGGAGGATCGAGCTCCCGTCGTCAGAGCAGATGACGCAGGACGTGGCGTCCTTCTACTCAG harbors:
- the LOC119343208 gene encoding flavin-containing monooxygenase FMO GS-OX-like 4; this encodes IDCAEEDGIVVFQGGSRVKADAIVHYTGYKYSFSFFGDDSAITVDDNRVGPLYKHVFPPRLAPSISFVGLPFKGFLFPVFQLQSSWVAGVLSGRIELPSSEQMTQDVASFYSDMEARGHSKRFTHDLGVGTFEYEDWLVERCGLERIEEWRKEIY